One region of Juglans regia cultivar Chandler chromosome 4, Walnut 2.0, whole genome shotgun sequence genomic DNA includes:
- the LOC108992605 gene encoding ubiquitin-conjugating enzyme E2 22-like, giving the protein MAANENLPPNVIKQLAKELKNLDESPPEGIKVGINDDDFSTIYADIEGPAGTPYENGFFRMKLLLSHDFPHSPPKGYFLTKIFHPNIAPNGEICVNTLKKDWNPSLGLRHVLIVVRCLLIEPFPESALNEQAGKMLLENYQEYARHARLYTGIHAKPKPKFKSGAISESTTALNVDQTNTSVTADQKSITPDVALPLPSPLAPSTTPTKGNGLEQPASLAPTTDTVVSGSAVAAAATAQKKECGLAKVHADKKKLDARKKSLKRL; this is encoded by the exons ATG gcGGCTAATGAAAATCTTCCCCCAAATGTTATAAAGCAACTTGCAAAGGAATTGAAGAATCTTGATGAATCTCCCCCTGAGGGAATTAAAGTAGGTATTAACGATGATGATTTTTCAACCATATATGCTGATATTGAGGGCCCAG CTGGGACTccatatgaaaatggtttttttcGCATGAAGTTATTATTATCTCATGACTTTCCACACTCTCCTCCAAAAG GTTACTTCCTGACCAAGATTTTCCATCCAAACATTGCACCCAATGGTGAGATTTGTgtcaatacacttaaaaaggATTGGAATCCAAGTCTTGGGTTACGACATGTTCTCATT GTAGTTAGGTGTTTATTGATTGAACCATTTCCAGAATCAGCCTTAAATGAACAAGCAGGCAAGATGCTACTTGAGAATTACCAGGAGTATGCTAGACATGCCAG ACTTTACACCGGGATCCATGCCAAGCCAAAACCCAAGTTCAAATCGGGAGCCATTTCCGAGTCTACCACGGCTCTGAATGTTGACCAGACTAACACCTCAGTTACTGCTGATCAGAAGAGCATAACACCAGATGTTGCATTGCCATTGCCATCCCCATTGGCACCTTCTACAACACCCACCAAGGGAAATGGGCTGGAGCAGCCTGCCTCCTTGGCACCAACAACAGATACAGTAGTTAGTGGGTCTGCTGTGGCTGCAGCTGCCACCGCACAAAAGAAGGAATGTGGATTGGCAAAAGTTCACGCAGACAAGAAAAAACTAGATGCAAGAAAGAAAAGCTTGAAGAGATTGTAA
- the LOC118348264 gene encoding calmodulin-7, with product MADQLTDDQISEFKEAFSLFDKDGDGCITTKELGTVMRSLGQNPTEAELQDMINEVDADGNGTIDFPEFLNLMARKMKDTDSEEELKEAFRVFDKDQNGFISAAELRHVMTNLGEKLTDEEVDEMIREADVDGDGQINYEEFVKVMMAK from the exons atggcgGACCAACTCACCGACGACCAGATCTCTGAGTTTAAGGAGGCCTTCAGCTTGTTCGACAAGGATGGAGACg GTTGCATCACTACCAAGGAGCTCGGGACTGTTATGAGGTCACTGGGCCAGAACCCAACTGAAGCAGAGCTCCAGGACATGATCAATGAGGTTGATGCCGATGGCAATGGAACCATTGACTTCCCTGAGTTCCTAAACCTCATGGCCAGGAAGATGAAAGACACCGACTCGGAGGAGGAGCTTAAAGAGGCATTCCGGGTTTTTGACAAGGATCAGAATGGGTTCATCTCTGCTGCTGAGCTGCGCCATGTGATGACCAATCTTGGAGAGAAGCTCACCGACGAAGAAGTGGATGAGATGATCAGGGAGGCTGATGTTGATGGTGATGGCCAGATAAACTACGAGGAGTTTGTCAAGGTGATGATGGCTAAGTAA